One segment of Macaca fascicularis isolate 582-1 chromosome 4, T2T-MFA8v1.1 DNA contains the following:
- the LOC102136973 gene encoding LOW QUALITY PROTEIN: putative uncharacterized protein FLJ45177 (The sequence of the model RefSeq protein was modified relative to this genomic sequence to represent the inferred CDS: inserted 1 base in 1 codon), producing the protein MAFGEPPSGHDTRHQMLHGLSFHIATGTAWSLHYQGQGGTLCLXGVSTLSQDKAVLQCLPHFSINLGVQPSALAGRRGDASCSSSGRSADPTACPSPGAPGGPNAIEVLQGEQLGLFQRTKMGRDPKDIHGLTPALCGPCLAGLPSSHSPQFSCNAAPLKMLS; encoded by the exons ATGGCTTTCGGTGAGCCTCCCAGTGGGCACGACACTCGCCACCAGATGCTGCATGGACTCAGCTTCCACATTGCCACGGGTACGGCCTGGTCCTTGCACTACCAGGGGCAAGGAGGGACGCTATGCC GTGGGGTGAGTACTCTATCTCAAGACAAAGCAGTTCTCCAGTGTCTGCCCCACTTTTCTATAAACCTGGGAGTCCAGCCCAGTGCATTGGCTGGAAGGAGAGGAGACGCCTCCTGTTCCAGCTCAGGGCGCTCTGCGGACCCCactgcctgccccagccctggtGCTCCGGGGGGCCCCAATGCCATAGAAGTGCTTCAGGGGGAGCAACTGGGGCTGTTCCAGAGGACCAAAATGGGCAGAGACCCTAAAGATATCCATGGATTGACCCCTGCTCTCTGTGGTCCCTGCCTAGCTGGCCTCCCCTCCTCACACTCTCCACAGTTCTCATGCAATGCAGCACCTCTAAAAATGCTGTCCTAA